The nucleotide window AAGCACAGCTGGCCGATCTTCATGCCGGGCCAGAGCTTGATCGGCAGGGTGGCCACGTTGCTCAGCTCGAGGGTGACGTGCCCGGTAAAGCCCGGGTCGATGAACCCTGCGGTGGAGTGGGTGAGCAGGCCCAGCCGGCCCAGCGAACTCTTGCCCTCGAGCCGGGCGGCCACGTCGTCGGGCAGGGTGACGGCCTCGAAGGTGGCGCCGAGCACGAATTCGCCCGGGTGCAGGATGAACGGTTCGTCGCCCTTTGCCTCGATCAGCCGGGTGAGTTCGGGCTGGTCTTCGGCCGGGTCGATGAACGGGTACTTGTGGTTGTCGAACAACCTGAAGAACCGGTCTAAGCGCACGTCGATGCTCGACGGCTGGATCATCTCCGGGTCGTAGGGCGTGAGCGCAATACGTTCCGCGTCGATCTGGGCCTTGATGTCACGATCCGAGAGAAGCACGGTGCCAGCCTATCGGCGCGGGGTTGATAGGATGGCACGGTTCCAGTGCCGCTTTCGCGGCCCGGACGCGCGGATGTAGTTCAATGGTAGAACTTCAGCTTCCCAAGCTGATAGCGCGGGTTCGATTCCCGTCATCCGCTCTCGGCCTCGATCCGCAGCCTCCCTCGGTGTGACTCAGGTTGCATGATGAGCCTCCTTGCAGAGCACTTGAGCCTTCAGAGTCGAAGATGAACCTAGGCTCAAGAACTTGAGCGCGGATCCGCGGATCCGCTGGTTAGTTGCAGCCACACTCGCGCCTCGTGGGAACGAGGCTCCGCGTCCATTGCAAATCAGTCACTCCGCAAACTGGCGCTTAATAAAGGCGTGCATCCCCGGGACAGTGAAGGCCAAGAGCCCTCGTTCAGGCGCGTAGGCTATGCCCTTCTCAATGATTCCTTGACGGACTGCGCTTTGCGCGCTCATCGAGCTCTCTAGCAGGCCAGCGACTTCACTGGTTTTGCAGTGCTCCGTGCCCACGTCAGACATAGCCCGCAGGTATTTTCGCTCTGCGGGCGTTGCCCGGTCCCATCGAGCCGGGAAGAACCCCATATCAAGTGCTGCGTTGCCTTCTTGGACTGCTGCCAAGGCATCACGGTGGGCGATTAACTTCTCAGGCGCCGCGTCCCACGCTGCCCTCCCAAAGGTTTGGAGAAAATAGGGGTATCCGTCTGCTGCTCCCAAGAGCACACTCAGCGCCGGTTACGTCCCTGTGAGTGGTGTGGTTTCCGGCTCTTGAGCGTTGCTTCGTCAACGTGAAGAGCCACCGTGGGATGGTCAGTGAGTACCGATCAAAGAACTCACAAAGGACACCACACGATGGCTCTAGACCAGTCTGCCCTGCTCGACCTGCTGGGAGAACTCAAACTCACCGACGTCACCGACCGAATCCGCGTCGCGACCGAAAAGCTCTACTAAGAACTCATCGATGCCGAAGCGACCGCGTTCATCGGCGCAGCCCCGTTCGAGCGCTCCGGGGACCGCACCACCCACCGCAACGGCGCCCGGTCCAGGACCCTGTCGACGACCGCCGGTGACCTCGACCTGAAGATCCCCAAGCTCCGCGCCGGGTCATTCTTCCCCGCCCTACTGGAACGGCGCCGCCGGGTCGATCAGGCGTTGTTCGCGGTCGTGATGGAGGCCTACGTCCACGGCGTCTCAACCCGGAAAGTCGACGACCTGGTCAAAGCCCTCGGCGCTGATACCGGGATCTCCAAGTCCGAAGTGTCCCGGATCTGCGCCGGCCTGGACGCCGAGTTCCGCGACCGCACCCTCGCCGCGCAGAACTTCCCCTACGTGTTCCTCGATGCGACCTACTACAAGGCCC belongs to Cryobacterium sp. SO2 and includes:
- the dcd gene encoding dCTP deaminase — encoded protein: MLLSDRDIKAQIDAERIALTPYDPEMIQPSSIDVRLDRFFRLFDNHKYPFIDPAEDQPELTRLIEAKGDEPFILHPGEFVLGATFEAVTLPDDVAARLEGKSSLGRLGLLTHSTAGFIDPGFTGHVTLELSNVATLPIKLWPGMKIGQLCFFQLSSPAEKPYGSASYLSRYQGQRGPTASRSHLNFHRTDTSATDAGSHGN